From the genome of Leguminivora glycinivorella isolate SPB_JAAS2020 chromosome 26, LegGlyc_1.1, whole genome shotgun sequence, one region includes:
- the LOC125239642 gene encoding zinc finger protein 420-like, whose translation MEPTNQCHCCLQRPSAKDLRTPYTRHGITEIYSFMIEECFVIKLASSNEEQSGICGECERRLREASSFKMQVQRCQAELRQRLQAALRAKEEKALDEHLEDDMSSDVPEPSLPPGEKSPAPPCKEEPPDEYLSPPDEGPPCKEEPRDGFLSPGQYEVDRAPLTSRAVQQLTLGCSVKLERLRDSPRASPPCPVTSLRESSPCPVTSHRESPPCPVTSHRESDEQAYTHDTRPTHDTSLNTHKQENITRTPVTNTEVYCCDMCAHLCTSKLTLIRHIRTHTHPEGRHTCGACKETFPSVLSLKKHLRLHSTDKPYVCKECNKRFSTEKDLDSHKRKKCNRKFTRKVSVGRRENKRSVMKSCQCKVCNKEFTRKSSLVVHERIHSGIKPYKCKVCTKEFTCKQYLVGHERIHSGIKPYKCKECNKEFTFRRRLVVHERIHSGIKPYKCKECNKEFREKSKLVVHKRIHSGIKPYKCKECNKEFREKSIFVAHERIHSGIKPYKCKVCNKEFITKSKLVIHERIHSGIKPYKCKVCNKQFNYKDSLVVHERIHSGIKPYKCKECNKEFTAKSKLVVHERTHSGIKPYKCKECNKEFTAKSKLVIHERIHSGIKPYKCKVCNKQFNYKDSLVVHERIHSGIKPYQCKVCNKQFTYKNSLVVHERIHSGIKPYKCKECNKEFREKSIFVAHERIHSGIKPYKCKECNKEFRDKSIFVAHERIHSGIKPYKCEECNKEFTCKQYLVSHERIHSGIKPYKCKECNKEFTFRRRLVVHERIHSGIKPYKCKECNKEFRAKSKLVVHERIHIGIKPYKCKECNKEFREKSIFVAHERIHSGIKPYKCKACNKEFRKKSIFVAHERIHSGIKPYKCKECNKEFTCKQYLVSHERIHSGIKPYKCKECNKEFKEKSKFVAHERIHSGIKPYKCKECNKEFKEKSKFVVHERIHSGIKPYKCKECNKQFTCKKYLVSHERIHSGIKPYKCKECNKEFREKSIFVAHERIHSGIKPYKCKECNKEFKEKSKLVVHERIHSGIKPYKCKECNKEFTCKKYLVSHERIHSEIQPHKCKECNKGISCNCHLLSQEKIHSDHTYAKKSFIYLFI comes from the exons ATGGAACCGACAAATCAGTGCCACTGCTGCCTGCAGCGGCCTTCGGCGAAAGATTTGAGGACGCCGTACACTCGTCACGGCATTACGGAGATATACTCGTTCATGATTGAAGAATGCTTCGTGATCAAA CTGGCATCAAGCAATGAGGAGCAGAGTGGCATCTGCGGGGAGTGTGAGAGGCGCCTGCGGGAGGCGAGCTCCTTCAAGATGCAGGTGCAGCGCTGCCAGGCCGAGCTGCGTCAGAGGCTCCAGGCAGCACTGAGAGCCAAAG AGGAGAAAGCCTTGGATGAACACCTTGAAGATGACATGAGCAGCGATGTTCCCGAGCCTTCTTTGC CTCCGGGCGAGAAGAGCCCCGCCCCGCCTTGTAAAGAGGAGCCGCCAGACGAATATCTGTCAC CTCCAGACGAGGGCCCGCCTTGTAAAGAGGAGCCGCGAGACGGATTTTTGTCAC CTGGCCAGTACGAAGTTGATAGAGCACCTCTGACCTCGCGAGCTGTTCAGCAGCTCACGCTAGGGTGCTCCGTGAAGCTCGAGCGCCTACGCGACTCACCGCGTGCGAGCCCGCCGTgccccgtgacgtcactccgCGAGAGCTCGCCGTgccccgtgacgtcacaccgcgagagcccgccgtgccccgtgacgtcacaccgcgAGAGCGACGAACAAGCCTACACACACGATACTCGCCCCACACACGACACTAGTTTGAACACACACAAACAGGAAAATATCACACGCACACCAGTAACGAATACCGAAGTCTACTGTTGCGACATGTGCGCTCACCTATGCACGTCAAAACTTACTCTAATCCGCCATATCAGAACACATACTCACCCGGAGGGAAGGCACACCTGCGGAGCTTGTAAAGAAACATTTCCTAGTGTCTTGTCACTGAAGAAGCATCTAAGGTTGCACTCTACAGACAAACCCTACGTTTGTAAAGAATGCAATAAGCGATTTTCAACTGAAAAAGATCTGGATTCACATAAAAGAAAGAAATGTAACAGAAAATTCACTCGAAAAGTATCGGTAGGTCGCCGTGAAAATAAACGTAGTGTGATGAAATCATGCCAATGTAAAGTatgtaacaaagaatttacTCGTAAAAGTTCTTTAGTTGTCCATGAAAGAATCCATAGTGGAATAAAACCGTACAAATGTAAAGTATGTACCAAAGAATTCACTTGTAAACAATATTTAGTTGGCCATGAAAGAATCCATAGTGGAATAAAACCGTACAAATGTAAAGAATGTAACAAAGAATTCACTTTTAGAAGGCGGTTAGTGGTCCATGAAAGAATCCATAGTGGAATAAAACCATACAAATGTAAAGaatgtaacaaagaatttagagaaaaatctAAATTAGTTGTCCATAAAAGAATCCATAGTGGAATAAAACCATACAAATGTAAAGaatgtaacaaagaatttagagaaaaatctATATTTGTTGCCCATGAAAGAATCCATAGTGGAATAAAACCATACAAATGTAAAGTatgtaacaaagaatttataaCAAAATCTAAATTAGTTATCCATGAAAGAATCCATAGTGGAATAAAACCATACAAATGTAAAGTATGTAACAAACAATTCAATTATAAAGATTCTTTAGTTGTCCATGAAAGAATCCATAGTGGAATAAAACCATACAAATGTAAAGaatgtaacaaagaatttacAGCAAAATCTAAATTAGTTGTCCATGAAAGAACCCATAGTGGAATAAAACCATACAAATGTAAAGaatgtaacaaagaatttacAGCAAAATCTAAATTAGTTATCCATGAAAGAATCCATAGTGGAATAAAACCATACAAATGTAAAGTATGTAACAAACAATTCAATTATAAAGATTCTTTAGTTGTCCATGAAAGAATCCATAGTGGAATAAAACCATACCAATGTAAAGTATGTAACAAACAATTCACTTATAAAAATTCTTTAGTTGTCCATGAAAGAATCCATAGTGGAATAAAACCATACAAATGTAAAGaatgtaacaaagaatttagagaaaaatctATATTTGTTGCTCATGAAAGAATCCATAGTGGAATAAAACCATACAAATGTAAAGaatgtaacaaagaatttaGAGATAAATCTATATTTGTTGCCCATGAAAGAATCCATAGTGGAATTAAACCGTACAAATGTGAAGAATGTAACAAAGAATTCACTTGTAAACAATATTTAGTTAGCCACGAAAGAATCCATAGTGGAATAAAACCGTACAAATGTAAAGAATGTAACAAAGAATTCACTTTTAGAAGGCGGTTAGTGGTCCATGAAAGAATCCATAGTGGAATAAAACCATACAAATGTAAAGaatgtaacaaagaatttaGAGCAAAATCTAAATTAGTTGTCCATGAAAGAATCCATATTGGAATAAAACCATACAAATGTAAAGaatgtaacaaagaatttagagaaaaatctATATTTGTTGCCCATGAAAGAATCCATAGTGGAATAAAACCATACAAATGTAAAGCATGTAACAaagaatttagaaaaaaatctaTATTTGTTGCCCATGAAAGAATCCATAGTGGAATTAAACCGTACAAATGTAAAGAATGTAACAAAGAATTCACTTGTAAACAATATTTAGTTAGCCACGAAAGAATCCATAGTGGTATAAAACCATACAAATGTAAAGaatgtaacaaagaatttaaagaaaaatctaaatttgttgcccatgaaagaatccatagtggaataaaaccgtacaaatgtaaagaatgtaacaaagaatttaaagaaaaatctAAATTTGTTGTCCATGAAAGAATCCACAGTGGAATAAAACCGTACAAATGTAAAGAATGTAACAAACAATTcacttgtaaaaaatatttagttagCCACGAAAGAATCCATAGTGGTATAAAACCATATAAATGTAAAGaatgtaacaaagaatttagagaaaaatctATATTTGTTGCCCATGAAAGAATCCATAGTGGAATTAAACCGTACAAATGTAAAGaatgtaacaaagaatttaaagaaaaatctaaattagttgtccatgaaagaatccatagtggaataaaaccgtacaaatgtaaagaatgtaacaaagaattcacttgtaaaaaatatttagttagCCACGAAAGAATCCACAGTGAAATACAACCACACAAATGTAAAGAATGTAACAAAGGTATCAGTTGTAATTGTCATTTACTTTCCCAAGAAAAAATCCACAGTGACCATACatatgcaaaaaaatcatttatttatttatttatttag